Proteins encoded in a region of the Ancylobacter sp. SL191 genome:
- a CDS encoding inositol monophosphatase family protein, producing MNDLLHSVGGLITEDLPTILSMRRNITWKDDGSPVTEADLRVEKNVHAYLAQHLPGLTFISEESYAPGAEGEAAETAAGWTAVLDPIDGTENFCSGFKEWGVSLSLWRDGAHQGSAIFLPELGDRLMSGDSIPYQRSRIIGFSSSITDELAARVARAGEARIMGCAAYNLFNVTRGALAGFSNPAGAKSWDILAGLMLAREHGCDIDVEGASYGGHYLRPDRKYRFDIRHRYDLHPG from the coding sequence GTGAACGATCTACTTCATTCGGTCGGCGGCCTGATAACCGAAGACCTGCCGACCATCCTCTCCATGCGCCGGAACATCACATGGAAGGACGATGGCAGCCCGGTGACGGAGGCGGATCTGCGCGTGGAGAAGAACGTCCACGCCTATCTCGCCCAGCATTTGCCGGGCCTCACCTTCATCAGCGAAGAGAGCTACGCGCCCGGCGCGGAGGGCGAGGCGGCCGAGACCGCCGCGGGCTGGACCGCCGTGCTCGACCCGATCGACGGCACCGAGAATTTCTGCTCCGGCTTCAAGGAATGGGGCGTCTCGCTCTCCCTCTGGCGCGACGGGGCGCACCAGGGCAGCGCGATCTTCCTGCCGGAGCTCGGCGACCGGCTGATGAGCGGGGATTCCATCCCCTATCAGCGCTCGCGCATCATCGGCTTCTCCTCCTCGATCACCGACGAGCTGGCCGCGCGCGTGGCGCGGGCCGGGGAAGCGCGGATCATGGGCTGCGCGGCCTATAATCTGTTCAACGTCACGCGCGGGGCGCTGGCGGGGTTCTCAAATCCGGCCGGCGCCAAGAGCTGGGACATTCTTGCGGGTCTCATGCTGGCGCGCGAGCACGGCTGTGACATCGACGTGGAGGGGGCAAGCTATGGCGGACACTATCTCCGACCTGATCGCAAATATCGCTTCGACATACGCCACCGATACGATCTTCATCCTGGGTAA
- a CDS encoding glycosyltransferase family 2 protein, translated as MPETAVSVVIPLYNKEKSIERCLNSIISQTFADFEIIIVNDGSSDKSVEIVAGFSDPRLTLIHQENKGPGAARNRGVAAARSPFIAFIDADDEWDADHLAIAVARLTAQQDAAAHICGYYIGPAKESREDLNRSRGIVPGAAPILAHRDPVGLKFLVDFMHSSCIVCRRDVVLSYGGYYDAFKCLYGEDSYLWLQILFAETVLFDPVPHVWFHTEFSDLGAKNMGRHPTRPALTDPAPLRRAVPAAQQRNLACLLALYRLIETEKLVRSGDGTLGRIRELRAQFPWPDAPPARIRYREARVSAKAAVAPLRHALSHWLR; from the coding sequence ATGCCAGAGACGGCGGTTAGCGTTGTCATTCCTTTGTATAATAAAGAAAAATCGATCGAGAGATGCCTGAATTCGATTATTTCTCAGACATTTGCAGATTTTGAAATCATCATCGTCAATGACGGAAGCAGCGATAAAAGCGTCGAGATTGTCGCCGGGTTCAGTGATCCGCGCCTGACGCTGATACATCAGGAAAACAAGGGTCCAGGAGCGGCGCGCAACCGGGGCGTTGCGGCGGCTCGATCCCCGTTTATTGCGTTCATCGACGCCGATGATGAGTGGGACGCGGATCACCTTGCCATTGCCGTGGCGCGACTGACCGCCCAACAGGATGCGGCGGCACATATCTGTGGGTATTACATTGGGCCGGCGAAGGAGAGCCGCGAAGATCTCAACAGATCACGCGGCATCGTGCCTGGCGCCGCCCCGATACTGGCTCACCGCGATCCGGTCGGGTTGAAGTTCCTCGTCGATTTCATGCATTCGAGCTGCATTGTCTGCCGGCGCGACGTGGTGCTCAGCTATGGCGGCTATTACGACGCGTTCAAGTGCCTCTATGGCGAGGACAGCTATCTGTGGCTGCAGATCCTGTTCGCCGAGACGGTGCTGTTCGACCCGGTGCCGCATGTCTGGTTCCACACCGAGTTCTCCGATCTCGGCGCCAAGAATATGGGCCGGCACCCGACCCGTCCGGCGCTGACCGATCCCGCGCCGCTGCGCCGCGCCGTGCCGGCCGCGCAGCAGCGCAACCTCGCCTGTCTGCTGGCCCTGTACCGCCTCATCGAGACGGAGAAGCTGGTGCGCTCCGGCGACGGCACGCTCGGCCGGATCCGCGAGTTGCGGGCGCAGTTTCCCTGGCCTGACGCGCCGCCGGCGCGGATCCGCTACCGGGAGGCGCGCGTCAGCGCCAAGGCGGCCGTCGCGCCCCTCCGCCATGCCCTTTCCCACTGGCTTCGATAG
- a CDS encoding glycosyltransferase — MRILAWPAFSNKNDNPYQYNLYQEMLADSDVVECRSGPRSILRLMGQRFDIFHVHWIDKVLWRDSRRQIALGCLLLSALLLRLRLGGTSVVWTVHDPQPHRIVANERSTRFPVNLLWRAYHAIMMRSIGGLIFLSATHRDMIYAAYPRLARLPYCVVPHPSYIGSYPDTVDGPTARQALSLDPDARCVVFFGKIRPYKGVEALITAFRGLRDEDARLLIAGEPDSPDYLAALVALAEGDPRIRFEARFIAGEDIQLFMRAANVVVLPFAKATNSGSVALSLSFRCRTAVPDIAVFREVQEVVGPEWLHLYEGGLTPDKLAGILGWSEEAPIPPGSPLAELSWSRAAARTRAFFDELRQTH; from the coding sequence ATGCGGATTCTCGCCTGGCCGGCGTTCAGCAACAAGAACGACAATCCCTACCAGTACAACCTGTATCAGGAGATGCTGGCCGACAGTGACGTGGTCGAATGCCGAAGCGGGCCGCGCAGCATTTTGCGGCTGATGGGTCAGCGCTTCGACATCTTTCACGTCCACTGGATCGACAAGGTTCTGTGGCGGGACAGCCGGCGGCAAATCGCCCTGGGCTGCCTGCTGCTGTCGGCCCTGCTGCTGAGGCTGCGGCTGGGTGGCACGAGCGTGGTGTGGACGGTCCACGATCCCCAGCCCCATCGCATTGTCGCCAATGAGCGCAGCACGCGGTTTCCGGTCAACCTGCTCTGGCGCGCCTATCATGCGATCATGATGCGCTCGATCGGCGGGCTCATCTTCCTGAGCGCGACCCATCGCGACATGATCTATGCCGCCTATCCCCGGCTGGCGCGTCTGCCCTACTGCGTGGTGCCGCACCCGAGCTATATCGGTTCCTATCCCGACACGGTGGACGGCCCCACGGCGCGCCAGGCATTGAGCCTCGATCCCGACGCCCGGTGCGTGGTCTTCTTCGGCAAGATCCGTCCCTATAAGGGCGTGGAAGCTCTGATCACGGCCTTTCGCGGCCTGCGGGATGAGGATGCCCGGCTTCTCATTGCCGGGGAGCCGGACAGTCCGGACTATCTCGCCGCGCTGGTGGCGTTGGCGGAAGGCGATCCGCGCATTCGTTTCGAGGCGCGGTTCATCGCCGGCGAAGACATCCAGCTCTTCATGCGCGCGGCGAATGTGGTCGTGCTCCCCTTCGCCAAGGCGACCAATTCGGGCTCGGTGGCCCTCTCCCTCTCCTTCCGCTGCCGGACGGCGGTGCCGGACATTGCGGTCTTCCGGGAAGTGCAGGAGGTGGTGGGCCCTGAGTGGCTCCACCTCTATGAGGGCGGGCTCACGCCGGACAAGCTGGCGGGCATCCTCGGCTGGAGCGAGGAAGCACCGATCCCGCCCGGCTCCCCCCTGGCCGAGCTGAGCTGGAGCCGCGCCGCGGCCCGGACGCGCGCCTTCTTCGACGAGCTGCGGCAGACCCATTGA
- a CDS encoding MucR family transcriptional regulator — MSEQESSSVDYLGLTADVVAAFVGNNSVPATELPDLIAKVHGALLRLTAPAPAAVEEVLKPAIPVKKSVTPEYIICLEDGLKFKSLKRHLRTKYNMTPEEYRAKWGLPNDYPMVAPSYAEARSNLAKKMGLGQQRKKPVAPAPKPRTRKKAA; from the coding sequence ATGTCGGAACAGGAAAGCTCGTCGGTCGACTATCTCGGCCTTACCGCTGATGTGGTTGCCGCCTTTGTCGGCAACAATAGCGTCCCGGCGACAGAGCTCCCCGATCTCATCGCCAAGGTGCATGGCGCTCTGCTTCGCCTCACGGCCCCGGCGCCGGCAGCGGTGGAAGAAGTGCTGAAGCCGGCGATCCCGGTCAAGAAGTCGGTGACGCCGGAATATATCATCTGCCTTGAGGACGGCCTGAAGTTCAAGTCGCTGAAGCGCCATCTGCGCACGAAGTACAACATGACGCCCGAGGAATACCGGGCGAAGTGGGGCCTTCCCAACGACTATCCGATGGTCGCGCCGAGCTATGCGGAAGCGCGCTCCAACCTCGCCAAGAAGATGGGCCTCGGCCAGCAGCGCAAGAAGCCCGTCGCCCCGGCGCCGAAGCCCCGCACCCGCAAGAAGGCCGCCTGA
- a CDS encoding TenA family protein codes for MSFSEALRETNADDWDAAKNHRFVDEIFAGAVPEAVMRRYLVQDYQFVDRFVALLGTAIATADRFEARVRFTQFAAMITSDENTYFLRAFDALGVPEAERHAPAITTATAGLQALMQEAAASRDYANALAVLTVAEWLYLDWADRPSAALPPSFVHAEWITLHNNDGFRSFVTWLRGELDRVGAASDPRRRESAADFFSRAVVFERAFFDHIYA; via the coding sequence ATGAGCTTCAGCGAGGCGCTGCGCGAGACCAACGCGGACGATTGGGACGCGGCCAAAAATCACCGTTTTGTCGATGAGATCTTCGCCGGCGCCGTGCCGGAAGCGGTGATGCGCCGCTATCTCGTGCAGGACTACCAGTTCGTCGACCGTTTCGTCGCCCTGCTCGGCACCGCCATCGCCACCGCCGACCGCTTCGAGGCGCGGGTGCGCTTCACCCAGTTCGCGGCGATGATCACCAGCGACGAGAACACCTATTTCCTGCGCGCCTTCGACGCGCTCGGCGTGCCCGAGGCCGAGCGCCACGCCCCCGCCATCACCACGGCGACGGCCGGTCTGCAAGCGCTCATGCAGGAGGCGGCGGCCAGCCGCGACTATGCTAACGCCCTCGCCGTGCTCACCGTCGCCGAATGGCTCTATCTCGACTGGGCCGACCGCCCCAGCGCGGCACTGCCGCCAAGCTTCGTCCATGCCGAATGGATCACGCTGCATAATAATGATGGTTTTCGCAGCTTTGTTACCTGGCTGCGCGGCGAACTCGACCGTGTCGGCGCGGCCAGCGATCCCCGGCGACGCGAATCAGCCGCCGATTTCTTCTCGCGCGCCGTGGTATTTGAGCGCGCCTTCTTCGATCACATCTACGCCTGA
- a CDS encoding SDR family oxidoreductase — protein MIDAPRRLFALDGRVALVTGAGRGLGFEIAKALAQAGATVVINGRDAGRLDTAAAALRDATGGVVETSIFDVGDSAAGRAAIGDLDRRFGRLDILVNNVGMRDRRPLKDFTESEMQALFGANLVAPALLAREAAEVMARHRHGRIINVSSIAADVIYGHDPVYSTAKAGLNGLTRALAIDYARAGITTNAIAPGMFATETNAAMVANPEIAAFVDMRIPIGRWGRPQELGPAAVFLASDEASFVNGHVLVVDGGQTVRM, from the coding sequence ATGATTGACGCCCCCCGCCGCCTCTTCGCCCTCGATGGCCGCGTCGCACTGGTGACCGGCGCCGGGCGCGGGCTGGGCTTCGAGATCGCCAAGGCGCTGGCGCAGGCCGGGGCGACCGTCGTGATCAATGGCCGCGACGCCGGGCGGCTCGATACGGCCGCCGCCGCGCTCCGGGACGCGACGGGCGGCGTGGTGGAAACCTCCATCTTCGATGTCGGCGACAGCGCGGCCGGGCGCGCCGCCATCGGCGATCTCGACCGCCGCTTCGGCCGGCTCGACATTCTCGTCAACAATGTCGGCATGCGCGACCGACGCCCGCTGAAGGATTTCACGGAAAGCGAGATGCAGGCGCTGTTCGGCGCGAATCTCGTCGCCCCGGCCCTGCTGGCGCGCGAAGCGGCGGAGGTGATGGCGCGCCACCGCCACGGGCGCATCATCAATGTCTCCTCCATCGCCGCCGACGTGATCTATGGTCATGATCCCGTCTACAGCACCGCCAAGGCCGGGCTGAACGGGCTGACGCGGGCGCTCGCCATCGACTATGCCCGCGCCGGCATCACCACCAACGCCATCGCGCCGGGCATGTTCGCCACCGAGACCAACGCGGCGATGGTCGCCAATCCCGAGATCGCCGCCTTCGTCGACATGCGGATCCCCATCGGCCGCTGGGGCCGCCCGCAGGAACTCGGCCCGGCGGCGGTGTTCCTCGCCTCGGATGAGGCCTCCTTCGTCAACGGCCATGTGCTGGTGGTCGATGGCGGGCAGACCGTGCGCATGTGA
- the pucL gene encoding factor-independent urate hydroxylase — MTLIRNSYGKGRVRVMRVKRDSARHEVRELNVQVMLTGAFDAAYTEGDNRSVIATDSVKNIVNFLARDHVGAENEVFAGVIADHFLARYDHVTGVEVSASETKWSRILVDGAAHDHAFTLDGNGRPFVKLVATRESRTLTSGVSGFTFLKTTESGWEDYWFDEATTLKPTADRLFATAMEAGWLWAGVPASYEAANAALIEAALKVFATTYSPGVQNTMYLMGQAALAAVPEIAEISLACPNKHYLPIDLSPFGRSFDGQVFTPTDEPHGQIECTVGRG, encoded by the coding sequence ATGACGCTGATCCGCAACAGCTATGGCAAGGGCCGCGTGAGGGTGATGCGGGTGAAGCGCGACAGCGCGCGGCATGAGGTGCGCGAGCTGAATGTGCAGGTCATGCTCACCGGCGCTTTCGATGCCGCCTATACGGAAGGCGACAACCGCTCGGTGATCGCCACGGATTCGGTCAAGAACATCGTCAACTTCCTCGCCCGCGACCATGTCGGGGCGGAGAATGAGGTGTTCGCCGGGGTGATCGCCGATCATTTCCTCGCGCGCTACGACCATGTGACGGGCGTCGAGGTGAGTGCGAGCGAGACGAAGTGGAGCCGCATCCTCGTCGACGGCGCCGCGCATGACCACGCCTTCACCCTCGACGGCAATGGCCGGCCCTTCGTGAAGCTCGTCGCCACACGCGAGAGCCGCACGCTCACCTCCGGCGTCAGCGGCTTCACCTTTCTGAAGACCACGGAATCGGGCTGGGAGGATTACTGGTTCGACGAGGCGACCACGCTGAAGCCGACCGCCGACCGGCTCTTTGCCACGGCGATGGAGGCGGGCTGGCTCTGGGCGGGCGTGCCGGCTTCCTATGAGGCGGCGAATGCGGCCCTCATCGAGGCGGCGCTCAAGGTCTTCGCCACCACCTACAGTCCGGGCGTGCAGAACACCATGTATCTGATGGGACAGGCGGCGCTCGCCGCCGTGCCGGAGATCGCGGAAATCTCGCTCGCCTGCCCGAACAAGCATTATCTGCCGATCGACCTCTCGCCCTTTGGCCGCTCTTTCGACGGGCAGGTGTTCACGCCCACCGACGAGCCGCATGGCCAGATCGAATGCACGGTGGGACGGGGCTGA
- a CDS encoding FAD binding domain-containing protein yields MDLNAVQAVLKPRARDELALAPGDVCLAGGTWLFSEPQPAARRLIDLSRLGWAPLELGEAGLTIAATCTVANLDGLELPADWRAGWLVRECCRAFLASFKIWNMATVGGNICLGLPAGPMTSLASALEGEALIWGADGAERRMPVAAFVRGPLDVGLAPGEVLRAIEIPARALRRTAAFRRASLTPLGRSGVLLIGTQDAEGFHLTVTASTRHPVVLAFDHLPGGDELAARLGAAIPDALYYDDIHGRPDWRRHMTFLFAQEIRDELAGAAP; encoded by the coding sequence GTGGATCTCAATGCGGTACAGGCGGTTCTAAAGCCCCGCGCGCGCGATGAACTCGCGCTGGCGCCGGGCGATGTGTGCCTCGCCGGCGGCACCTGGCTGTTCTCCGAGCCGCAGCCGGCGGCGCGGCGGCTCATCGATCTCTCGCGCCTCGGCTGGGCGCCGCTGGAGCTGGGCGAGGCGGGCCTCACCATCGCCGCGACCTGCACGGTGGCAAATCTCGACGGGCTGGAACTCCCGGCCGACTGGCGCGCCGGCTGGCTGGTGCGCGAATGCTGCCGGGCCTTCCTCGCCTCCTTCAAGATCTGGAACATGGCGACGGTCGGCGGCAATATCTGCCTCGGCCTGCCGGCCGGGCCGATGACCTCGCTCGCCAGCGCGTTGGAGGGCGAGGCGCTGATCTGGGGGGCGGACGGGGCGGAGCGGCGTATGCCGGTCGCCGCTTTCGTGCGCGGGCCGCTCGATGTCGGGCTGGCGCCGGGCGAGGTGCTGCGGGCCATCGAAATCCCCGCCCGCGCGCTGCGCCGGACTGCTGCCTTCCGCCGGGCCTCGCTCACCCCGCTCGGCCGCTCGGGCGTGCTGCTCATCGGCACGCAGGACGCAGAGGGGTTTCATCTTACCGTTACCGCGTCGACCCGCCATCCGGTGGTGCTGGCCTTCGATCACCTGCCGGGCGGGGACGAACTCGCGGCCCGGCTCGGCGCGGCGATCCCGGACGCGCTCTATTATGACGACATCCATGGCCGGCCCGACTGGCGGCGCCACATGACCTTTCTGTTCGCGCAGGAAATCCGCGACGAACTGGCGGGAGCCGCGCCATGA
- a CDS encoding molybdopterin-dependent oxidoreductase, translating into MRLVVNGHPVEAAPRPGQCLRTLLRELGWFGVKKGCDAGDCGACTVHVDGAPVHSCLYPAFRAEDAAVTTIEGLADLDPEPGLHPMQQAFLDAQGFQCGFCTAGMVMTAAALDQSQTHDLASALKGNLCRCTGYRAIADAVAGVAHCHADAAGGAVGRNVPAPAGPAIVTGAARYTMDVAPEGELAGLLHMKILRAEVPHARIRAIDAAAARALPGVVAVLTYEDAPERLFSTARHHHATDDVDDTRVLDPVIRHIGQRVAAVVAENEAVAEAACALIRVDYEPLPAVFDPEAAMEEGAPALHGEKGAESRIADPARNIVARLHSETGNVAAGFAAADVIHEASYQSQRLQHAHLETHGAIGWLDGDGRLTLRSSTQTPFLTRDALADLMGLPRDKVRVFAARVGGGFGGKQEMLVEDIVGLAVLKTGRPVKLEYTRAEQFAASTSRHPMRVKVKLGATRDGRLTAIQLDMLLNTGAYGNHAVGVLFHGAGECVALYRCPNKRVDGRSVYTNSLPSGAFRGYGLSQTIFAVESALDELAHRLGIDPFALRRLNVITPDDHAGHDDVEIGSYGLDQCLDAVEAGLRGPLPALGPDWAVGRGMAAAMIDTIPPRGHVGQTRLRLTAEGRYELATGTAEFGNGTTTVHAQIAAGALNAAIAQISIRQSDTDHVTHDTGAYGSTGTVVAGAATQRAAEALALMIRQAAGARLGVPPEACRIAGDDVIAGEARLPLGDLAPLEAVGEANGTPRSVAFNVQGFEVAVNRRTGEIRILRSVHGADAGTVINPLQCRGQVEGGVAQAIGAALYEELRMDGQGAVSNPSFRGYHIPAFADVPVTQVFFADTHDRIGPLGAKSMSESPFNPVAPALANAIFDATGVRLRATPFTADRLYTFLIEKEPA; encoded by the coding sequence ATGAGGCTGGTCGTCAATGGCCACCCGGTCGAAGCCGCGCCGCGCCCCGGCCAGTGCCTGCGCACGCTGCTGCGCGAGCTTGGCTGGTTCGGGGTGAAGAAGGGCTGCGATGCCGGCGATTGTGGCGCCTGCACCGTCCATGTCGACGGCGCGCCGGTGCATAGCTGCCTCTACCCGGCCTTCCGGGCCGAGGATGCGGCGGTGACGACCATTGAGGGGCTGGCCGATCTTGACCCCGAGCCCGGCCTGCACCCGATGCAGCAGGCCTTTCTCGACGCGCAGGGCTTCCAGTGCGGCTTCTGCACGGCCGGCATGGTGATGACCGCCGCCGCGCTCGACCAGAGCCAAACGCATGACCTCGCCAGCGCGCTGAAGGGCAATCTGTGCCGCTGCACCGGCTACCGCGCTATCGCCGATGCGGTGGCGGGCGTCGCTCATTGTCATGCGGACGCGGCGGGTGGCGCGGTCGGGCGCAACGTGCCCGCCCCCGCCGGGCCGGCCATCGTGACCGGCGCGGCGCGCTACACCATGGATGTCGCGCCGGAGGGCGAACTCGCCGGGCTGCTGCACATGAAGATCCTGCGGGCGGAGGTGCCCCATGCCCGCATCCGCGCGATTGACGCGGCGGCGGCGCGGGCGCTGCCGGGGGTGGTGGCGGTGCTCACTTATGAGGACGCGCCTGAGCGCCTGTTCTCCACCGCCCGGCATCACCACGCCACGGATGATGTGGACGACACCCGCGTGCTCGATCCCGTCATCCGCCATATCGGCCAGCGCGTCGCCGCGGTGGTGGCGGAGAACGAGGCGGTGGCGGAAGCGGCCTGCGCTCTGATCCGCGTCGATTACGAGCCGCTGCCGGCGGTGTTCGACCCCGAAGCGGCGATGGAAGAGGGCGCGCCCGCGCTGCATGGCGAGAAGGGAGCGGAATCACGCATCGCCGATCCCGCCCGCAACATCGTCGCCCGGCTTCACAGCGAGACCGGCAATGTCGCGGCGGGCTTTGCGGCGGCCGATGTCATCCACGAGGCGAGCTATCAGAGCCAGCGCCTCCAGCATGCGCATCTGGAAACCCATGGCGCCATTGGCTGGCTGGATGGCGATGGGCGCCTCACCTTGCGCAGTTCGACCCAGACACCCTTCCTCACCCGCGACGCGCTCGCCGACCTCATGGGGCTACCGCGCGACAAGGTGCGGGTCTTCGCCGCCCGCGTCGGCGGCGGCTTCGGCGGCAAGCAGGAAATGCTGGTCGAGGATATCGTCGGGCTCGCCGTGCTGAAGACCGGCCGCCCGGTGAAGCTGGAATATACCCGCGCCGAGCAGTTCGCCGCCTCCACCAGCCGCCACCCGATGCGGGTCAAGGTGAAGCTCGGCGCGACGCGGGACGGGCGGCTGACCGCTATCCAGCTCGACATGCTCCTGAACACCGGGGCTTACGGCAATCACGCGGTGGGCGTGCTGTTCCATGGCGCGGGCGAGTGCGTCGCGCTTTATCGCTGCCCGAACAAGCGCGTGGACGGGCGCAGCGTCTACACCAACAGCCTGCCGAGCGGCGCCTTTCGCGGCTATGGGCTGAGCCAGACCATCTTCGCGGTGGAATCGGCGCTGGACGAGCTGGCGCACAGGCTCGGCATCGACCCGTTCGCGCTGCGCCGGCTGAATGTCATCACCCCCGATGACCATGCCGGGCATGATGATGTGGAGATCGGCAGCTACGGGCTCGACCAGTGCCTTGATGCCGTCGAGGCGGGTTTGCGCGGGCCGCTTCCCGCGCTTGGCCCGGACTGGGCGGTGGGGCGCGGCATGGCGGCGGCGATGATCGACACCATTCCCCCACGCGGCCATGTCGGGCAGACCCGGCTGCGCCTCACCGCTGAGGGGCGGTACGAACTTGCCACCGGCACGGCGGAATTCGGCAATGGCACCACAACCGTCCACGCGCAGATCGCCGCCGGCGCGCTCAATGCCGCCATCGCTCAGATCAGCATCCGCCAGTCCGACACCGACCATGTGACGCATGACACCGGCGCCTATGGCTCGACCGGCACGGTGGTGGCGGGCGCCGCGACGCAGCGGGCGGCCGAGGCGCTCGCCCTGATGATCCGGCAGGCGGCGGGCGCGCGGCTCGGCGTGCCGCCGGAGGCATGCCGGATCGCGGGTGATGACGTGATCGCGGGCGAGGCGCGCCTGCCGCTCGGCGATCTCGCGCCGCTCGAGGCGGTGGGCGAGGCGAATGGCACGCCGCGCTCGGTCGCCTTCAATGTGCAGGGCTTCGAGGTCGCGGTGAACCGGCGCACGGGTGAGATCCGCATCCTGCGCTCGGTGCATGGCGCGGATGCCGGCACGGTCATCAATCCCCTGCAGTGCCGCGGGCAGGTGGAAGGCGGCGTCGCCCAGGCGATCGGCGCGGCGCTCTATGAGGAGTTGCGCATGGACGGGCAGGGCGCGGTGAGCAACCCCAGCTTTCGCGGCTACCACATCCCCGCCTTCGCCGATGTGCCGGTGACGCAGGTGTTCTTCGCCGACACCCATGACCGCATCGGCCCGCTCGGCGCCAAATCGATGAGCGAGAGCCCGTTCAACCCGGTGGCGCCGGCGCTGGCCAACGCCATCTTCGATGCCACCGGCGTGCGGCTGCGGGCGACGCCCTTCACCGCCGACCGGCTCTATACGTTCCTGATCGAGAAGGAGCCGGCATGA